A window of Benincasa hispida cultivar B227 chromosome 9, ASM972705v1, whole genome shotgun sequence genomic DNA:
TATACCATTGTAATTACTGCAACAAAGATTTATCAGGGAGGATTCGCATGAAGTGTGTGGCATGTCCAGATTTTGACCTCTGTGTGGAGTGCTTTTCTGTTGGAGCAGAGCTTACACCTCATAAAAGCAATCATCCTTACAGGGTTATGGTAAGTATCCTTATTACTACATGTTATTACCTCGGCCCTTGTTACTTAAACCATTGGGCACGGTTACTGGTGTAGGGTCTGCCATTTATTGAATCTACAATAAGTATTCAGTCTTCTTCTGCATGTTCTTTAACAAATATATGTTCTACTGTATTAGGAGTGAGAAGTCCTTTGCAGACAACTTGATGCTGATAATAAGGCAGTTATGAGTATCAACTACAACTTGCAAATGTGTTGTTATTTATGATGTAACCGAACTTTTATTTCCTGACATCTGCTTCTTTACTAATGGACACTAGTGTTTATACTAGTTTATACTAACTTAAGCTTAAGTAACCTGAGCCTCCAACAGCTACATTAGCCTTCAAAGGCTATTTTCCTATCTACTAGCCTTCAATGGCTAGTTTTACAAATAAAAGAGATTTTGATGGTCAAACCCCTGCATCGATTTGCTTCATCCCTACTCAAAGGTCATAGATGTCTACTTTTCAATAAAACCTTGCTAAAATAAGAAGTTGAGATGAATATGCGTGTGTGTGTAAGTATTGTATGGAGGAGAAGGGGTGagaagggggaaaaaaagaaaactaacaaAGAACCGCCTCCCAATCATGGAGGATTTTAGGTAGgctataattacaaaatatatatatatatatatatatatatatattgtgtctTCGACACCATAAGGAAGATTTTGATTGTACAGTATTGgaatagaaataaaaattgtACAATCATTCATATTATGATCAGCCTGACCAAACTAATCCAACTATCAAGTTCTCCGTCTTTAATGCCACTCTAAAACCAAGGTCCCAGTCATTGGTCATCGGATTCCAACACTCTTCAATTATGGCTTCTTGTTTCATGGAGATATGGTAAATCTTCGGTAAGGATTCCTCCAGAGAAAAGGGTCCCAACGACTTGTATTTTATCCTGGCCCCATtttttagttgaaatttatGAAGTTGAAAAAGAAGTCACTGCTTCTTTGTGATCTGCTTACCTTTTGAAATACCCTGCTCTCAATGCACGATATCAAGTAGATCAAGTTTATTGAAATGAACCACTTAACCTCCAAAGCCTTAAATGGATAAGGTGAATTTTCCTTTGTTATTTCAAGAAAGCTACAGTTAAATGTTGGtaaattttaagatatttttaCTTAGAGAACACATTCAAATACATGTTCCCCTCAGTAAGTTACAAACCACACCCCCCACCCCCACCcccacacacacaaaaaaaagaaaaaagaaaaataaaaataaaaataaaataaactgaATTTATTACGAAGGgagaatagttttttttttttttttttttttttttttttttttttttttttgtttctttgctTATTTAAAAACTATCTACCCCTTTTTAACTTGATGGTTCCATAACAgttttattttatctatatcctTTATTACTGTTGCCCCTTTATTTAATGGATCTGAGTTGCTTAAAATATTGGTTTGATTGTTTACAAATATTAACTCATAAGATGGAAATACTTTTTCTGACAGGATAATTTGTCATTTCCTCTTCTATGTCCAGATTGGCATGCAGATGAGGAGAGCTTACTTTTGGAGGTATGATGATGATGATTACTTGGGGGTCATCTACAAGATTGTATTTGTACTTATGCATATGTAAATCAAGGTTTTAACAAAATATGCAGTGATCATATATTCTCTCTACTACGAGTATTATTCTAGCTCCATTCTCTTCTTACGTTGATTTAGGCTACACAATAGTCATCCTCTGTTAAGGTCTAGTTATCAATCTGAATACACATCGAATATTGTAGTTTCTTAAAGCTTATTTGtcatatcattttattttatgatctCATAAATTCCGGTTACAAATACCACTTCATCATTTATCGTTTGTTCAAGGAGAAATGCTTATCTATATATATTCTATACTCGATATGATTGCTAATAAATGCTTGACTCTTTACCTGCATTTTATACCCTCTATATAGTAAGTTTCTCGAAATACTCTGATCAAGTTTTTCCCATCAGGGATGTTGCTCCTCCCCATAATTTTGAACTCTAGTTATCCTGATCTTGGGCCAAAATCACTCGATATTCAGGGCATTGCAGTGTATGGATTTGGAAATTGGGATGGAGTTGCAGAGCATGTTGGAACGAAGAGCAAGATGCAGTGTCTCAATCACTATAATGCTATATATATGAACTCCCCTTGCTTCCCTCTCCCTGTAAGACTGTCAGATTAACTTAAACATATGTTGTTTTTTCTATACTACATAGTCAATCATTTGGAATGAAAATAAGAACAGCATTCTCTACTCTATTTAGGACCTGTCACACGTTATGGGTAAGAGCAGGGAGGAGCTCCTTGCCATGGCCACAGTCCCTGGTGAGGTCAAGAAAGGTAATGAACCTGTTTCTTTAGGTAATTGCCTTTTTGGAAAAACTGTGGACAAAAGTGTATACGTTGACTTCATTTGTCAAacgaaaatatattttgttatatttcctACTACTCACATATTTCTTCTTTGTGACCATTGCTATTGCATTTTGGGCAGTCATCTAATGGACTATTCTTTTTCTGAAATTGAAATCTATGCATATGCATGTTTGTCACAAATGCACCCTTTTTCATCTGGTGCAGATTTTAGCTAGTATTCTACTTCTAGTGAGAgctacaaatttaaataatctagTACAAATTTACAGAACTTTGATTGTGCACTATTTACTGCAGATTTCACCACTTGGACAATCATCTAATATTTGTGTATTATATTTACTGCAGAGTTTCCTATGGTAGGGGAGCATAACCTTAATGAAGGATCTTCATTATCAGCGAGAGTCAAGTataaccattttcattttctgtTCATGTTTCACTATTATCTTTGTTTAATCCCTctataaaaaattttatatgtGTGTCTTTATCAGATGTGAAGAATCAAAGAAAGAGGACTCCGCCCATCAAACATCATCAAGTGGAACTGCAGGTAACTGAGTAAatactgtttttttttctctgcaTTCTCCTATATGAATGCATTCCTGGAAAGGAATATGCATTCTTTAACATTCTCAATTTCCGATTATAATAGATGAAATTGTTTGTAGGTTCAATCAGTGGTAGCACATTTTCAGGTGCAGTAAAGAAGTCAAACAAACTGCAGATAAAGAATGAAACCAAACAAGGAGGTTTGTTTTCTGCATTTTGCAAACTTTTGCTTCCCTGATTGAGTTGTGATATTATGTTAGGAACCCTCCTAACAAGAACAGTactaaaaatatagaaaaaaaactaaaggacaattcaattataaaaatataggaaaatgtatTGAAATATGCTATAAACTCACAAACTAACATGATAAACCCTAGCCTTTCGAGAGGGCTAGTCTCTCCCAAATTCCCCAATGGAAATTTCCACCAAATTCTTCCTACCTTCCTCTCAACCTACTCcctctatttataaccaaaAGCCCTAACCAACTCCTTATCTAATTACTAATTTACCCCTTCTAATATTTATCCTAATATTTACTAATCCTAATATTTACTAGTAATCCTACTATTCCCAAAATTAGGGGTCTTACATATTATCACCATCACTTGGTTTGCATCTAAATCAATTCGCGTTGAAGCACATGGAATTTAATTGCCATATAATGTGCATGTGACTTCATCTGTTGCCAAGAACATGAGCATTATATGCACTTGACATTCTAGCTCACTTAGTCTTAAACCATATGTGAAGAGTTTATCAACCAACACCTATTAATTTTTAAGTCAGTTATAAAAAGTTACTTATTTTAGGTTTTTCAAGTAACCGCTTTAATTTGATGGAATATCTGGCATCTTCGTTGTTAGTTTCTTTCCCTTcacgttcttttttttttaattttttttttaattttaaatatttgcagATTCTGAAGCAGACAGAATCTTTAGTGAGAAAAAACCCAGGGTGTTAGGTGACAGTGGGCCTTCTGTGGTTGAGTTGAGTGGATATAACTTCAAGCGGAAGGAGTTTGATATTGAGTATGACAATGATGCTGAGCATTTACTAGCAGATATGGAATTCAAGGACACTGACTCTGAAGCTGACCATGAACTTAAACTGAGAATTTTACACATATACTCAAAGAGGTGCAACAAAACCACTTTAATTAGTATTAACATTACCATCTAAGATAGAGTGGTCATTTGCTGCTcagaattttgttattttgataTTAAGGGTGTACTAAGTTTGAAATTCTCGGGTCATATTCTTGATTAGTTGATTGTTTAAAGAccttgatgaaaaagaaagagagaagagaaaaaggaCACACAcagatttacgtggaaaactgctagggagaaaaaaccacgatatagaaTTTTCTTATTAGAATTGATACACAGGAGACAAGGAGACTGCACGTATAAATAGAAAAGTAGGAAACCCCGGAGTAttgtaaaaaaacaaaaatactcTTAGGGTACAAATCCCACTTTCagcactccccctcaagttggggcgtagatatcaacaaggcccaacttgctaatacaaGAGTCAAAGTTCTGTTTAGGAAGCCCTTTTGTGAGAACATATGCTATTTATTGACTGGAAGGAATGTAGGGGATACAGACGTTGCCATTGTCAAGTCTCTCTTTGATGAAATATCTATCAATTTCCACATGCTTTGTTCTGTCATGCTGCACTAGATTATTTGCGATGTTTATTGCGGCTTTATTTCTCAATAAAGTTTCATCAGAAGATCACTATCTTGATAGAGATCAGTTAGGACctttttcaaccaaatttcttcACGTATCCTAAGACTTATGGCCCTGTATTCTGCTTCGGCACTGCTTCTAGCAACAACTCCTTGTTTCTTACTCTTCCAAGTAACAAGTTTACCCCACAAGAAGGTACAGTACCCAGATGTCGACTTTCTGTCTACCACAGAACCTGCCCAATCAGCATCCGTGTACGCCTCGATGCACCGTTTGTCAGACTTCCTGAACATCAACCCCTTACCAGGAGAggttttcaaatatctcaagatGTGCTCCACTGCTTTCATGTGTTCTTCGTAAGGAGCTTGCATAAATTGACTGACTGCACTAACAGCATAAGATATGTATGGTCTGGTATGAGAAAGGTAGATCAATTTCCCAACAAGCTACTGATATCTTTCCTTGTTGACCGGAACACTATTATTCAAGTTACTGAGTTTAGCATTAACTTCCACATGGGTATCAACTGGTTTACAACCTGTCatatctgtctccttaagtaagTCGAGAGTGTGTTTTCGTTGAGAAACTGAAATCCCTTCTTTCGATCGAGCCACTTCCATTCCGAGAAAGTACCTCAATTTTTTGAGGTCCTTAATCTTAAATTCCTCAGTCATTTTCCTCTTCAGCTTGTCGATTTCTGAAGCATCATCACTTGATATGACAATGTCATCCACATACACAATAAGAACTGCAATTTTCCCTGATACCGACCTTTTCGTAAAGAGGGTGTGATCAGAATGTCTCTGACTGTACCCTTGTGATGTTACGAAGGTAGTGAATATGCCAAACCAGGCCCTTGGAGACTGTTTCAATCCATACAAGGATTTCCTTAATTTACAAACTCGATGACTAAACTGTTTCTCGAATCTTGGGGGAGGACTCGTGTAGACTGTTTCAATCGTACCTTTTCTCAAGGCAATGGGAAGATCAAGAGAGGCATCATGGCTTT
This region includes:
- the LOC120085938 gene encoding transcriptional adapter ADA2-like isoform X1 yields the protein MGRSRMVSRPEDEDSNQSKSKRKRPSSTEATNPATAGQESRDGKAALYHCNYCNKDLSGRIRMKCVACPDFDLCVECFSVGAELTPHKSNHPYRVMDNLSFPLLCPDWHADEESLLLEGIAVYGFGNWDGVAEHVGTKSKMQCLNHYNAIYMNSPCFPLPDLSHVMGKSREELLAMATVPGEVKKEFPMVGEHNLNEGSSLSARVKCEESKKEDSAHQTSSSGTAGSISGSTFSGAVKKSNKLQIKNETKQGDSEADRIFSEKKPRVLGDSGPSVVELSGYNFKRKEFDIEYDNDAEHLLADMEFKDTDSEADHELKLRILHIYSKRLDERKRRKDFILDRDLLFSDPFEKHLSPEEREICQPYKVFMRFHSKEDHEELLKNLIEEHRIVKRIQELQEARAAGCRTIVESNRFLDQKRKGTRESSKRVKENSQAVPSEVSNHLKGEYDDNPRGNVKESPRSQGSGKEPSSATTWISSSVHDWDISGFAGADLLSEMERQLCCEIRILPAHYLKMVDIISVEMLKGSVTKKSDVHGLFKVDPSKIDRVYDMVVKKGIAQS
- the LOC120085938 gene encoding transcriptional adapter ADA2-like isoform X2 produces the protein MGRSRMVSRPEDEDSNQSKSKRKRPSSTEATNPATGQESRDGKAALYHCNYCNKDLSGRIRMKCVACPDFDLCVECFSVGAELTPHKSNHPYRVMDNLSFPLLCPDWHADEESLLLEGIAVYGFGNWDGVAEHVGTKSKMQCLNHYNAIYMNSPCFPLPDLSHVMGKSREELLAMATVPGEVKKEFPMVGEHNLNEGSSLSARVKCEESKKEDSAHQTSSSGTAGSISGSTFSGAVKKSNKLQIKNETKQGDSEADRIFSEKKPRVLGDSGPSVVELSGYNFKRKEFDIEYDNDAEHLLADMEFKDTDSEADHELKLRILHIYSKRLDERKRRKDFILDRDLLFSDPFEKHLSPEEREICQPYKVFMRFHSKEDHEELLKNLIEEHRIVKRIQELQEARAAGCRTIVESNRFLDQKRKGTRESSKRVKENSQAVPSEVSNHLKGEYDDNPRGNVKESPRSQGSGKEPSSATTWISSSVHDWDISGFAGADLLSEMERQLCCEIRILPAHYLKMVDIISVEMLKGSVTKKSDVHGLFKVDPSKIDRVYDMVVKKGIAQS